From the genome of Globicephala melas chromosome 11, mGloMel1.2, whole genome shotgun sequence, one region includes:
- the C11H6orf141 gene encoding uncharacterized protein C6orf141 homolog produces the protein MNGPPLGMGAPGPRGAPNLAASPHSGRCARPFVREAGRGAPLALGAPNPSVAGASSSRCGAHEHCPGENVDCDSWVREKVLFLLHPERWLGTQGDSVREEVADEEDLFKAGGQDREPDCPSPLFPREKRISGSRVDAPSRAPGDPPKPLLVRVVDYEVTQEFLQVAWAKGCMTTLTEERSMTAVTFTANTE, from the coding sequence ATGAATGGCCCTCCACTCGGGATGGGGGCCCCGGGTCCGCGCGGGGCTCCGAATCTCGCGGCCTCGCCCCACAGCGGGCGGTGCGCCCGGCCGTTTGTGCGCGAGGCGGGGCGCGGGGCTCCCCTGGCCCTGGGCGCGCCGAACCCCTCGGTAGCGGGGGCTAGCAGCAGCCGGTGCGGCGCCCACGAGCACTGCCCCGGAGAGAATGTGGACTGTGACTCCTGGGTCCGAGAGAAAGTGCTCTTTCTTCTGCACCCGGAGAGGTGGCTGGGGACTCAGGGGGACTCCGTACGGGAAGAAGTGGCCGATGAGGAGGACCTTTTCAAAGCGGGAGGACAGGACCGGGAACCCGACTGCCCTTCGCCTCTCTTTCCAAGGGAAAAGCGAATTTCTGGCAGCCGTGTAGACGCTCCCTCCCGAGCTCCGGGGGACCCACCCAAACCCCTCCTCGTCCGGGTCGTGGATTATGAGGTGACACAAGAATTCCTGCAGGTCGCGTGGGCGAAGGGCTGCATGACCACGCTGACCGAGGAGCGCTCCATGACCGCGGTCACTTTCACCGCCAACACGGAGTGA